One window of Bacillus sp. THAF10 genomic DNA carries:
- a CDS encoding enoyl-CoA hydratase — MSTVNLIKRGQIAIVELNRPDALNAMNVEMLQELERTFEELAQDDSKVLILKGNGNAFSAGGDIKMMLEDNVGAEFDEVMDTIGSIITKLYMMPKITLSAIHGAAAGLGLSLALASDVVVAHQSAKLAMNFIKIGLIPDGGGHYFMEKRLGEAKAKQLIWEGKSLAAEDAHHLGLIDAVVGDNLEEEVTQRAATILQSPLGAMLETKMIYAKRALPQLQQVMELEKNAQRRMRQSKDHKEGIRAFLEKRRPQFTGE, encoded by the coding sequence ATGAGTACAGTTAACCTAATAAAAAGAGGTCAAATTGCCATTGTGGAGTTAAACAGGCCAGATGCATTAAATGCGATGAATGTGGAGATGTTACAAGAGCTTGAGCGAACTTTTGAAGAGTTAGCGCAGGATGACAGTAAAGTACTTATTTTAAAAGGAAATGGTAACGCATTCAGTGCTGGCGGGGACATTAAAATGATGCTTGAGGACAATGTTGGTGCGGAATTTGATGAAGTAATGGATACAATTGGGTCAATCATAACCAAGCTTTACATGATGCCGAAGATTACCTTGAGCGCGATACATGGTGCAGCTGCTGGACTTGGCTTAAGTCTTGCGCTTGCGAGTGATGTGGTCGTGGCACATCAAAGCGCAAAGCTTGCGATGAATTTCATCAAAATTGGCTTGATTCCTGACGGTGGCGGTCACTACTTTATGGAAAAAAGACTAGGGGAAGCGAAAGCAAAGCAGTTGATTTGGGAAGGGAAATCTCTTGCTGCAGAGGATGCTCATCATTTGGGTCTCATTGATGCGGTGGTAGGTGACAATCTAGAAGAGGAAGTCACACAACGGGCGGCTACCATTCTACAATCACCACTTGGAGCAATGCTTGAAACAAAAATGATTTATGCAAAAAGAGCATTACCGCAGCTGCAGCAAGTAATGGAGCTTGAAAAGAATGCACAAAGAAGAATGAGGCAGTCTAAGGATCATAAAGAAGGTATACGTGCGTTTTTGGAAAAAAGAAGACCGCAGTTTACAGGAGAATAA
- a CDS encoding YhzD family protein, translated as MGKYTLTVFSKNGETLLEESFEASTEKEAKQIGEKKLEELNYLDTTHRCTNSSGKLVLFHR; from the coding sequence ATGGGAAAATACACACTCACAGTATTCAGCAAAAACGGGGAAACATTATTAGAGGAATCATTCGAAGCATCAACCGAAAAGGAAGCCAAACAGATTGGCGAAAAAAAACTTGAAGAATTAAACTATTTAGACACCACACACCGCTGCACTAACTCCAGCGGGAAGCTAGTGTTGTTTCACAGGTAA
- a CDS encoding ABC transporter ATP-binding protein has translation MALKLNGVTKRFGKHTAVDNLTLEIPESEMFGFLGANGAGKTTTFRMILGLLSASSGDIAWAGKPITYKESHLVGYLPEERGLYPKLSVKDQMIYLGRLRGMEKAEVLKQLDYWLERFRVPEYLNKKVEELSKGNQQKIQFIASTIHNPKLLILDEPFSGLDPLNVELLKEAVLDLKKQGTSIVFSSHRMEHVEELCEHLCIMHHGSPVVHGSLKEIKRSFGKKNVIIHADFDLSYLANVAGVRKSKQTAEGIVLQVEDEDVSQTLLHEITGKGYIRKFILEEPSLNDIFIEKVGASYHE, from the coding sequence ATGGCACTAAAATTAAATGGTGTAACCAAAAGGTTTGGAAAGCATACTGCAGTTGATAACTTGACCTTGGAAATACCGGAGAGTGAGATGTTTGGGTTTTTAGGGGCAAATGGCGCAGGAAAGACAACAACATTTCGAATGATACTTGGGTTGTTGTCGGCATCAAGTGGAGATATTGCCTGGGCCGGTAAACCGATTACATATAAGGAAAGTCATTTGGTGGGATATTTACCAGAGGAGAGAGGTCTTTATCCGAAGCTGTCGGTGAAGGATCAAATGATTTATTTAGGTAGGCTGCGTGGAATGGAAAAAGCAGAGGTTTTGAAGCAGCTTGATTATTGGTTGGAACGTTTTCGTGTGCCAGAATATTTGAATAAGAAGGTAGAGGAGCTATCAAAGGGGAATCAGCAAAAGATTCAATTTATTGCTTCGACCATTCACAATCCGAAGCTGTTAATCTTAGATGAGCCGTTTAGTGGTTTGGATCCATTGAATGTGGAACTTTTGAAAGAGGCTGTGCTTGATTTGAAAAAGCAAGGAACGTCGATTGTATTTTCTAGTCATCGTATGGAGCATGTGGAAGAGTTGTGTGAGCACTTGTGCATTATGCATCATGGCAGTCCAGTAGTGCACGGCTCTCTAAAAGAAATTAAGCGTTCCTTTGGAAAGAAAAATGTCATTATTCATGCTGATTTTGATTTAAGCTATCTTGCAAATGTAGCAGGTGTGAGAAAGTCAAAACAAACAGCTGAAGGAATTGTTCTTCAAGTAGAGGATGAGGATGTATCACAAACCCTTCTACATGAAATTACCGGAAAAGGCTATATACGAAAATTCATTCTAGAAGAGCCTTCTCTTAATGATATTTTCATAGAAAAGGTAGGTGCTTCTTATCATGAATAA
- a CDS encoding ABC transporter permease: MNKFLIILLHTYMSKLKSKSFIISTLVTTVLILGLSNIQSIIDIFDKEEEKVIGLLAEDQEMVQRLEQQQSLVPNNLLQIEKVQSEAEAEEKVTNGEYVGFLIVTADSEGLPSGTFKAASITDTETLMQVESMLQQVKNEMATSKLGLTQEQIAQLYTPISFDVMPLEDSAKSAEELDQARGLVYVLLFVIYFSVILYASMIATEVAVEKSSRVMEILISSASPIMHMFGKILGIALLSLTQLSFWILIGYFSLSRNLDGMAEAGGVFEYFGVGDLPVSTFVYAVVFFLLGYFLYATFAAFLGSLVSRIEEIQQIILPMTLLIVAGFMISMFGLGDPENSFIQVTSFIPFFAPMIMFLRVGMLNVPMWEIAVAIGLLISTIILLAWFGAKVYRGGVLMYGKSSSLKDIKKALQLTREK, from the coding sequence ATGAATAAATTTCTTATTATTTTACTGCATACGTACATGAGTAAGCTGAAATCCAAATCATTTATCATATCGACCCTTGTCACGACGGTATTAATATTGGGATTATCCAATATTCAATCTATTATTGATATTTTTGATAAAGAAGAAGAAAAAGTGATTGGCTTGCTTGCGGAGGATCAGGAAATGGTTCAGAGGTTAGAGCAGCAGCAATCCTTGGTACCCAATAATCTTCTGCAGATAGAAAAAGTTCAAAGTGAGGCCGAAGCGGAAGAAAAAGTAACAAACGGCGAGTATGTTGGTTTTCTTATCGTGACAGCAGACAGTGAAGGGTTGCCATCAGGTACCTTCAAGGCAGCCTCTATTACTGATACAGAAACACTGATGCAGGTGGAATCGATGCTTCAGCAAGTCAAAAATGAAATGGCTACAAGTAAGCTTGGATTAACGCAGGAACAGATTGCCCAGCTTTACACACCAATCTCTTTTGATGTGATGCCACTGGAGGATTCTGCAAAGTCGGCAGAAGAGCTCGATCAGGCACGGGGCCTAGTGTATGTCTTATTGTTTGTAATCTATTTTTCGGTGATATTGTATGCAAGTATGATTGCAACTGAGGTAGCTGTCGAAAAGTCCTCAAGGGTAATGGAGATCCTCATTTCCTCAGCATCTCCTATCATGCATATGTTTGGGAAGATTTTAGGAATTGCCTTGCTGAGCTTAACACAATTAAGCTTTTGGATACTGATCGGTTATTTTTCCTTAAGCAGAAATTTAGATGGCATGGCAGAAGCAGGAGGTGTTTTTGAGTATTTCGGTGTAGGAGATTTACCTGTTTCCACCTTTGTATATGCGGTTGTATTTTTCTTGTTAGGGTATTTCTTATACGCAACCTTTGCTGCATTTTTAGGTTCACTGGTAAGTAGAATTGAAGAAATTCAACAAATCATTTTGCCAATGACACTCTTGATTGTGGCTGGCTTCATGATTTCGATGTTTGGACTGGGAGACCCAGAAAACTCCTTTATTCAAGTAACATCCTTTATTCCATTTTTTGCTCCAATGATCATGTTCTTGCGTGTTGGAATGCTAAATGTACCAATGTGGGAAATCGCAGTGGCCATTGGACTCCTAATCTCAACCATTATTCTCTTGGCATGGTTTGGTGCAAAAGTATATCGCGGTGGAGTATTAATGTATGGAAAGTCCTCTTCATTAAAAGATATCAAGAAAGCATTGCAGCTTACGAGAGAAAAATAA
- a CDS encoding DNA repair exonuclease, producing MVKIRFLHAADLHLDSPFKGLEHLPAEIFQKVRKSTFQSLTRLVDVAIDQKVDFVLLAGDLFDMEQRSLFAQAKLRNEFLRLQKQHIPVYVIHGNHDFIDQRSQSFHYPDNVHIFADTVGCLPFIKNGEHLANLYGFSYNKRHFTENMSVNYIKQDHHVPFHIGLLHGNLSGRDGHDPYAPFTLPDLLDKDFHYWALGHIHKREVLHQHPPIVYPGNIQGRHKKETGLKGVYLAEMHEGKKTELQFIPTSSINWESFQLSIDEHMTLDELLESMKNTVEGVRGENRGALLSFEFIGNGELHHVLQDPHQLDDLLVLLNEGEERKDNFIFVYSIKLSTMISYSKEELREKTFYQDLFAITEQTNSLQEIVRPLFKHGEARKFLDTFSEEEEKEIIAEAENWLVTKFLEHEKG from the coding sequence ATGGTGAAAATTCGTTTCCTTCATGCCGCAGATCTTCATTTGGATAGTCCCTTTAAGGGGCTGGAGCATCTGCCCGCTGAAATTTTTCAAAAAGTCCGTAAGAGTACCTTTCAATCATTAACAAGACTGGTTGATGTTGCAATTGATCAAAAAGTGGACTTTGTTTTGCTTGCTGGAGATCTTTTTGACATGGAACAGCGTAGTTTATTTGCACAGGCAAAGCTGAGAAATGAGTTTTTACGACTTCAAAAGCAGCATATTCCTGTCTATGTTATCCATGGAAATCACGATTTTATTGATCAACGCTCCCAAAGCTTTCATTATCCGGATAATGTTCATATTTTTGCAGACACAGTAGGCTGCCTGCCATTCATAAAAAATGGGGAGCACCTTGCCAATTTATATGGTTTTAGTTATAACAAAAGGCACTTTACAGAAAACATGAGTGTAAACTACATAAAGCAAGATCATCATGTACCTTTTCATATTGGATTATTGCATGGAAATCTTTCAGGAAGAGATGGGCATGATCCTTATGCTCCATTTACATTACCGGATTTGTTAGACAAAGATTTTCACTACTGGGCGCTTGGACATATACATAAACGGGAAGTGCTTCATCAGCACCCCCCCATTGTCTATCCAGGAAATATTCAAGGTCGCCATAAAAAGGAAACAGGTTTAAAAGGTGTGTACTTGGCTGAAATGCATGAAGGAAAAAAAACAGAGCTTCAATTTATTCCAACCTCCTCTATTAATTGGGAAAGTTTTCAACTCTCCATTGATGAGCATATGACGCTCGATGAACTTCTTGAGAGCATGAAGAACACGGTTGAAGGTGTTAGAGGGGAGAACAGGGGGGCGTTATTATCCTTTGAATTCATTGGAAATGGAGAGCTTCATCATGTTCTTCAGGACCCTCATCAGCTCGATGATTTGCTTGTACTGTTAAATGAAGGGGAAGAGCGAAAGGACAATTTTATCTTTGTTTACTCGATAAAGCTAAGCACGATGATTTCGTATTCAAAAGAGGAGCTTCGTGAAAAAACATTTTATCAAGATCTTTTTGCCATAACAGAACAAACAAATAGTTTGCAGGAGATTGTTCGTCCATTGTTTAAGCATGGAGAGGCGAGGAAATTTCTTGATACGTTTTCAGAGGAGGAAGAAAAAGAAATTATTGCGGAAGCGGAAAATTGGCTAGTAACAAAATTCCTTGAGCATGAAAAGGGGTGA